A section of the Saccharopolyspora gregorii genome encodes:
- a CDS encoding MFS transporter, with amino-acid sequence MSGNESGAAGRTAGTRIPTRYLVLALIFTITVVNYADRSSLSITGSSVQAELGFSTVQLGYVFSAFSWAYVVAQLPGGMLLDRFGARRVYAWSLVLWTAVTLAVSAVGLVTTPVLIAVTTIFVLRLLLGAFESPAFPANARVATAWFPTAERGRATAIFNSAQYFATALFAPIMGWITHQYGWRWVFVLLGVLGFALAALWLRWMDSPRDHPRVSAAEFEKISSGGGLVDLDAPKSGDAQRVQERAPLNAATFRQIFSARALWGVYVSQYAVNALTYFFITWFPVYLVQGRGLSLLEVGFVAALPALCGFGGGLLGGFLSDAMLRRGFSLTAARKVPSVFGMLLATSIALCNLTDSSALIVALMTLAFFGKGVGSLGWAITTDIAPPQASSFVASTMNAFGNAAGIVTPIVIGYTVQATGSFTTALWFVAAHGLLALVGFAVMGPIKRIHFDS; translated from the coding sequence ATGTCTGGCAATGAATCGGGAGCGGCCGGGAGAACGGCGGGGACGCGCATCCCCACTCGCTACCTGGTGCTCGCCCTGATCTTCACGATCACCGTGGTGAACTACGCGGACCGCAGCAGCCTGTCCATCACCGGCAGCAGCGTGCAGGCGGAGCTGGGCTTCAGCACCGTGCAGCTCGGCTACGTCTTCTCCGCGTTCAGCTGGGCGTACGTGGTGGCGCAGCTGCCCGGCGGGATGCTGCTGGACCGGTTCGGCGCGCGCCGCGTCTACGCGTGGAGCCTGGTGCTGTGGACGGCGGTGACGCTCGCGGTCAGCGCCGTCGGGCTGGTCACCACACCGGTGCTCATCGCGGTGACCACCATCTTCGTGCTGCGGCTGCTGCTGGGCGCGTTCGAATCGCCCGCGTTCCCCGCGAACGCGCGGGTCGCCACCGCCTGGTTCCCCACCGCGGAGCGCGGCCGCGCCACCGCGATCTTCAACTCGGCGCAGTACTTCGCCACCGCCCTGTTCGCCCCGATCATGGGGTGGATCACCCACCAGTACGGCTGGCGCTGGGTGTTCGTGCTGCTCGGCGTGCTCGGGTTCGCGCTGGCCGCGCTGTGGCTGCGCTGGATGGACTCGCCGCGCGACCACCCGCGGGTGTCCGCGGCCGAATTCGAGAAGATCAGCTCCGGTGGCGGGCTCGTCGACCTCGACGCCCCGAAGAGCGGGGACGCGCAACGGGTGCAGGAGCGGGCACCGCTGAACGCGGCCACCTTCCGGCAGATCTTCTCCGCCCGCGCCCTGTGGGGCGTGTACGTCTCGCAGTACGCGGTGAACGCGCTGACCTACTTCTTCATCACCTGGTTCCCGGTGTACCTCGTGCAGGGCCGCGGGTTGTCCCTGCTGGAAGTCGGTTTCGTCGCGGCGCTGCCCGCGCTGTGCGGCTTCGGCGGCGGGCTGCTCGGCGGATTCCTGTCCGATGCGATGCTGCGGCGCGGCTTTTCCCTGACCGCGGCCCGCAAGGTGCCGTCCGTGTTCGGCATGCTGCTGGCCACCAGCATCGCCCTCTGCAACCTGACCGACAGCAGCGCGCTGATCGTGGCGCTGATGACGCTGGCCTTCTTCGGCAAGGGCGTGGGCTCGCTCGGCTGGGCCATCACCACCGACATCGCGCCGCCGCAGGCGTCGAGCTTCGTGGCCTCGACGATGAACGCCTTCGGCAACGCGGCGGGCATCGTGACGCCCATCGTCATCGGCTACACGGTGCAGGCCACCGGTTCGTTCACCACCGCCCTCTGGTTCGTCGCCGCCCACGGGCTGCTCGCGCTCGTCGGGTTCGCCGTGATGGGCCCGATCAAGCGCATCCACTTCGACTCCTGA
- a CDS encoding L-talarate/galactarate dehydratase, which translates to MPQSATLDRISRVKISSVTLPLATPISDAKVLTGRQRPMTEVAMLFAEISTESGCEGIGFGYSKRAGGPGQFAHAREIAPVLIGEDPSDIGKIWDKLVWAGASVGRSGLSVQAIAAFDVALWDLKSKRAGLPLAKLLGAHRDSVRCYNTSGGFLHSPVEEVVERAAESVAGGIGGIKLKVGHPDGRTDLARVSAVREKIGDQVALMVDANQQWDRPAARRMCRALEPIDLVWIEEPLDAYDAEGHAGLAAAFDTSIATGEMLTSVAEHAELIRLGGADIVQPDAPRIGGITRFLKVMALAEQRNLQLAPHFAMEIHVHLAAAYPHEPWVEHFEWLDPLFNEHLEIADGRMHLSPRPGLGITLSDQARAWTVAEHDQT; encoded by the coding sequence ATGCCCCAGTCCGCCACCCTCGACCGGATCAGCCGCGTCAAGATCTCTTCGGTGACGCTGCCGCTGGCCACGCCGATCAGCGACGCGAAGGTCCTCACCGGCAGGCAGCGGCCGATGACCGAGGTCGCCATGCTGTTCGCCGAGATCAGCACCGAATCCGGTTGCGAGGGCATCGGATTCGGCTATTCGAAGCGGGCCGGCGGCCCCGGCCAGTTCGCGCACGCCCGCGAGATCGCGCCGGTGCTGATCGGCGAGGATCCCAGCGACATCGGCAAGATCTGGGACAAGCTGGTGTGGGCGGGCGCCTCGGTGGGACGCAGCGGTCTGTCGGTGCAGGCGATCGCCGCGTTCGACGTGGCGCTGTGGGACCTGAAGTCGAAGCGGGCCGGGCTGCCGCTGGCGAAGCTGCTCGGCGCGCACCGCGATTCGGTGCGCTGCTACAACACCTCGGGCGGTTTCCTGCACTCGCCGGTGGAAGAAGTGGTGGAGCGCGCCGCCGAATCCGTCGCCGGCGGCATCGGCGGCATCAAGCTGAAGGTCGGGCACCCGGACGGCCGCACCGACCTGGCCCGCGTGTCCGCGGTGCGCGAGAAGATCGGCGACCAGGTCGCGCTCATGGTCGACGCGAACCAGCAGTGGGACCGGCCGGCCGCGCGCCGGATGTGCCGCGCCCTGGAGCCGATAGACCTGGTGTGGATCGAGGAACCGCTCGACGCCTACGACGCCGAGGGGCACGCGGGCCTCGCGGCCGCGTTCGACACCTCCATCGCCACCGGCGAGATGCTCACCAGCGTCGCCGAGCACGCCGAGCTGATCCGGCTGGGCGGCGCCGACATCGTGCAGCCCGACGCACCGCGCATCGGCGGCATCACCCGGTTCCTCAAGGTGATGGCGCTGGCCGAGCAGCGGAACCTGCAGCTGGCACCGCACTTCGCGATGGAGATCCACGTGCACCTGGCGGCGGCCTACCCGCACGAACCGTGGGTGGAGCACTTCGAATGGCTCGACCCGCTGTTCAACGAGCACCTGGAGATCGCCGACGGCCGGATGCACCTGTCCCCGCGACCCGGCCTCGGCATCACCCTCAGCGACCAGGCCCGCGCCTGGACCGTCGCGGAGCACGACCAGACCTGA
- a CDS encoding PLDc N-terminal domain-containing protein, with protein sequence MSHFDPVAAFLTLFLIGYAIFFITAVTSVLTSGTGCGMTLVWLIVVCVAPILGGLLWFAVGREDARRRLRC encoded by the coding sequence ATGTCCCACTTCGACCCGGTCGCCGCGTTCCTGACGCTGTTCCTGATCGGCTACGCGATCTTCTTCATCACCGCGGTGACGAGCGTCCTGACCTCCGGGACCGGCTGCGGGATGACGCTGGTGTGGTTGATCGTCGTGTGCGTGGCGCCGATCCTGGGCGGCCTGCTGTGGTTCGCCGTCGGCCGCGAGGACGCGCGGCGCCGGCTCCGCTGCTGA
- a CDS encoding PLD nuclease N-terminal domain-containing protein, producing the protein MMSLVAQQSMAAANGTEQIWGFLLVGGSLLVAAAFVFLFIAALISILGSALSGGMKLVWIVLAFIAPFLGSLLWFVVGRPDAHRRYAR; encoded by the coding sequence ATGATGTCCTTGGTCGCACAGCAGTCGATGGCCGCGGCGAACGGCACCGAACAGATCTGGGGTTTCCTGCTGGTGGGCGGGAGCCTGCTCGTGGCGGCGGCCTTCGTGTTCCTGTTCATCGCGGCGCTGATCAGCATCCTCGGCTCGGCGCTGAGCGGCGGCATGAAGCTGGTGTGGATCGTGCTGGCCTTCATCGCGCCCTTCCTGGGCAGCCTGCTGTGGTTCGTCGTCGGCCGCCCGGACGCCCACCGGCGCTACGCCCGCTGA
- a CDS encoding PLDc N-terminal domain-containing protein → MHHLLDHLGVPALWQLALLLALLLFLHALADILVQPELDGGRALLWVLLALALPFVGPVLWYVRGPRTLRST, encoded by the coding sequence GTGCACCACCTGCTCGACCACCTGGGCGTACCCGCGCTGTGGCAGCTCGCCCTCCTGCTGGCCTTGCTGCTCTTCCTCCACGCGCTCGCCGACATCCTCGTGCAGCCGGAGCTCGACGGCGGCCGAGCACTGCTGTGGGTCCTGCTGGCGCTGGCGCTGCCGTTCGTCGGCCCGGTGCTCTGGTACGTCCGCGGTCCCCGCACCCTCCGCTCGACCTGA
- a CDS encoding N-acetylmannosamine-6-phosphate 2-epimerase, producing MNVLERLRGRLIVSCQAYPGEPLRDPDSMRRVALAALHGGAAGIRAQGLDDLRLIRESVDVPLIGLWKDGAEGVYITPTADHAVAVAGTGADVVAFDGTDRPRPDGGPPAETIAAIHAAGRLAMADVSTVEEGVRAAELGADVVGSTLSGYTGAGPKPTGPDLDLVAELAAALPVPVIAEGRIHTPQQAAEAIARGAHAVVVGTAITHPTTITGWFAGALPSR from the coding sequence GTGAACGTGCTGGAACGGTTGCGGGGCCGGCTGATCGTGTCCTGCCAGGCCTACCCCGGGGAGCCGCTGCGCGACCCGGATTCGATGCGGCGGGTGGCGCTGGCCGCGCTGCACGGCGGTGCGGCGGGCATCCGCGCGCAGGGCCTGGACGACCTGCGGCTGATCCGCGAGTCGGTGGACGTGCCGCTTATCGGGTTGTGGAAGGACGGCGCGGAAGGCGTGTACATCACCCCGACCGCCGACCACGCGGTGGCGGTGGCCGGGACGGGTGCGGACGTGGTCGCCTTCGACGGCACGGACCGGCCGCGACCGGACGGCGGGCCGCCGGCGGAGACGATCGCCGCGATCCACGCCGCCGGGCGGCTCGCGATGGCCGACGTGTCCACTGTGGAAGAAGGGGTGCGGGCGGCGGAGCTGGGCGCGGACGTCGTCGGCAGCACGCTGTCCGGCTACACCGGTGCGGGGCCGAAACCGACCGGCCCGGACCTGGACCTGGTGGCGGAGCTGGCCGCGGCGCTGCCGGTGCCGGTCATCGCCGAGGGCCGCATCCACACCCCGCAGCAGGCGGCCGAGGCGATCGCCCGGGGCGCGCACGCGGTCGTCGTCGGCACCGCCATCACGCACCCCACCACGATCACCGGCTGGTTCGCCGGGGCGCTGCCCTCCCGGTGA
- a CDS encoding ROK family protein — MTLVLGVDIGGTGIVAGLVTADGAIWDRAAVPTPAADGPVAVLDAVAAAASRLGGEFAAAGVGSAGVIDRGSGSVRSATDSISGWAGTELRAELAARLGVPVVVDNDVHAHALGELWTGAAAGRRHVLFAAVGTGIGGSIVVDGRPHRGAHAVAGHLGHLPVPAAAGRPCPCGGSGHVEGVGSGPALLAEYRARGGTATTLPEVAALAGTGDALAAAVLADGATATGQALGGLVNAVDPELVLVGGGVASCGPAWWEPLRAAVAAEVLPAVRGTPVLPAELGADAAVLGAARMAWEELA; from the coding sequence GTGACGCTCGTGCTGGGCGTCGACATCGGCGGCACCGGGATCGTCGCGGGCCTCGTCACCGCGGACGGGGCGATCTGGGACCGCGCCGCGGTGCCGACCCCGGCGGCGGACGGGCCGGTGGCGGTGCTCGACGCGGTCGCTGCGGCCGCGTCCCGGCTCGGCGGGGAGTTCGCCGCCGCCGGGGTGGGCAGCGCCGGGGTGATCGACCGCGGATCGGGCTCGGTGCGCTCCGCGACGGACTCGATCAGCGGCTGGGCCGGCACCGAACTGCGCGCGGAACTGGCGGCACGGCTGGGAGTTCCGGTCGTGGTGGACAACGACGTGCACGCGCACGCGCTCGGCGAGCTGTGGACGGGCGCGGCCGCGGGCAGGCGGCACGTGCTGTTCGCCGCGGTCGGCACCGGCATCGGCGGTTCGATCGTGGTGGACGGCAGGCCGCACCGCGGCGCGCACGCGGTGGCCGGGCACCTCGGCCACCTGCCGGTGCCCGCGGCGGCGGGGCGGCCGTGCCCGTGCGGCGGCTCCGGGCACGTGGAAGGCGTGGGCAGCGGGCCGGCGCTGCTCGCCGAGTACCGGGCGCGCGGCGGGACTGCGACGACGCTGCCGGAGGTCGCGGCGCTCGCCGGGACCGGGGACGCGCTCGCGGCGGCGGTGCTCGCCGACGGCGCGACCGCGACCGGGCAGGCGCTGGGCGGGCTGGTGAACGCGGTCGACCCGGAGCTGGTGCTCGTCGGCGGCGGTGTCGCCTCCTGCGGCCCGGCCTGGTGGGAGCCGCTGCGCGCGGCGGTGGCGGCCGAGGTGCTGCCCGCGGTGCGCGGGACACCGGTGCTGCCCGCGGAGCTGGGTGCGGACGCGGCGGTGCTGGGCGCCGCCCGGATGGCGTGGGAGGAACTGGCGTGA
- a CDS encoding dihydrodipicolinate synthase family protein: protein MESRIRGGVVPPVCTPLTPDLEVDTGSLERLLEHLLASGVDGVFALGSTGEMAYLTDAQREQVLRTTTAVVSGRVPVLAGVIDTTTPRVREHVRVAERAGCDAVVATAPFYTRTHPAEIAHHFRLLAESTELPLFAYDIPVSVHSKLSAATLLELAADGVLAGVKDSSGDDAALRGLLVERADRGLESFRVFTGSELTVDTNLRMGADGVVPGLGNVDPDGYVRLARACAAGDWDAALAEQERLVQLFALTSVGDPARIGASSSALGAFKAGLHLRGVIDHAVTAPPQLPLTVDEVDGVRQRLVAAGLL from the coding sequence ATGGAATCCCGCATCCGCGGCGGCGTCGTCCCGCCGGTGTGCACCCCGCTCACCCCCGATCTGGAGGTGGACACCGGTTCGCTGGAACGGCTGCTGGAGCACCTGCTGGCGTCCGGGGTGGACGGCGTCTTCGCGCTCGGCTCCACCGGCGAGATGGCGTACCTGACCGACGCGCAGCGCGAACAGGTGCTGCGCACCACCACCGCCGTCGTCTCCGGGCGGGTCCCGGTGCTGGCCGGGGTCATCGACACCACCACCCCGCGGGTGCGCGAGCACGTGCGCGTCGCGGAACGCGCCGGGTGCGACGCGGTGGTGGCGACCGCGCCGTTCTACACCCGCACCCACCCGGCGGAGATCGCGCACCACTTCCGGCTGCTCGCCGAGAGCACCGAGCTGCCGCTGTTCGCCTACGACATCCCGGTGTCGGTGCACTCGAAGCTGAGCGCGGCGACGCTGCTGGAGCTCGCGGCGGACGGCGTGCTGGCCGGGGTCAAGGACTCCAGCGGGGACGACGCCGCGCTGCGCGGGCTGCTGGTGGAGCGCGCGGACCGCGGCCTGGAGTCGTTCCGGGTGTTCACCGGCTCGGAGCTGACGGTGGACACGAACCTGCGGATGGGCGCGGACGGCGTGGTGCCCGGGCTGGGCAACGTGGACCCGGACGGATACGTGCGGCTGGCCCGCGCGTGCGCCGCGGGCGACTGGGACGCGGCGCTGGCCGAGCAGGAGCGGCTGGTGCAGCTGTTCGCGCTGACCTCGGTGGGCGATCCGGCGCGGATCGGGGCCAGTTCCTCCGCGCTGGGCGCGTTCAAGGCGGGGCTGCACCTGCGCGGCGTCATCGACCACGCGGTGACCGCACCGCCGCAGCTGCCGCTGACCGTGGACGAGGTGGACGGCGTGCGGCAGCGGCTGGTCGCGGCAGGTCTGCTGTGA